ctttccgctgtcgctccaAGCTTGCtttgtatgagggattgcagcaaagccatgaacaatgcagacgactctccctgtggctccagtgtgcgatttgcaaaaaaaaaaacagggggggggggggatcatttcaaatgttttataaatgaacataacgacaaggttatgtggcctgcatgctgtctggctggagacagcatgtaacctgtcctgggcgggagggtggagaaattggctgctgctgcttcttgtcttgtgacgctgcctgcaaatattcatcatccaccaaagttaatcctgtaacattaccatggctgtttgtccagtcatctactcttgaccctttctgttgatttttcagaccgaaatatgaaaaaatactttgttgacgttcatgctgccacacgttctcattcattacttgattagctagcagctgctctttcaggtaaatagctagatccagtaggttagactattgtttttaaacttgcgccatctactgtctggactcggaagtgggtattagtttactttaatcCCTTTGAGCAgaaataatactctttaaaaacagacaacaaaaattcaaaaaattCAATTAACGAACGtaaaggacacaagacatgtatttatattagggctgtcaaacgattaaaaaatttaatttgaatcgattaatcacgtaatgtcgatagttaactcgagattaattgcaaattaattgcatgttttatccttttatttctgaaagtgtaatagcctgtttgggcattttaatgtgcaattttgcaataaatgacactaataaaatatatgcttgtacaaaaaatatttttattttgttatttttcaagcacttttgagaattggaatgaaaacatcctggtgccaaatgttaaactctggactataatggctaaatgactaattatgacgccctgatgtttacacaatgtgtaaataaatttgtaaataaataccatgccgatatatttttttgccttataaacaaagatagacatggtattaggcattaataaaaattttacatttcaataaagtcatacgttttattgttcgttttttcacaCTCtgtctcacacatctaattcttagctttcacaccaacaataatatttttgcttgctgtttatatccatattcatacagtttaagcctggaaaaaggttttaaatttccaggtcattccagtcttaaaCTTTGCTtacaactgggcaggagcttaataccctgaaagagactgtttagcaactgtttagtaactccaggtacttcgtttggcaacgtgattcagccttagtttgtcaaatacagagacaacaaattaataagcattaaagtacggtttatgggttgggtttctgcaatgttatcaacgtgtaaaagctcatcttcagaaccaatgtctgataaaatggtgatctgcaccatgtaatctactttcagcagttatcaccggttattgcaccataaactgcagaaaatacgtgcagagttgctctgtctgcctttactaccgtcggctcctatggcggagggatatttcagctggatacaaagtgtgggtagtgcaggcaggtctcttaatgaccgctgtttcgtcacttattttagagcccaaataagcgatttcactttcagaaacgtgaccaaaaaaaatgcaacccgTGACTTATGAAATTTGCAAGCGcctttaggaaaaaaacaagcccaaagtcgcatgaaatgaacagtctgcgcaacagtgagcgcgagtctgttttgctacagcgGAGAGTGCggcggggaaaaaaacattagggaacggtgtgcgtgttttgacgcgcgattaacgatgacaaaacttttttttgccattgtgGTCTTACGCgataaaactgacagccctaatttatatacatttttaaattcagaccagaggggggggggggatgtatatcccccagggataaaacatgaatgtgcTTACAGTATCACAATAAATGTACCTTCAATATCCACCAACCAGTCTCTCCAGTAGCATATGGTTTGATTTTCTATCCTCCTTTTATTGCTGCCTTGCACAGAAAAACACACTTGGAAAAGTGTGTACAGGTCCCGTGCCAAGAGTGGTTTCTCCTCACAGACAAATAATTCATGAAAGACAGCAGGGTTTTTCTGAATTTCGTCTAGCACATTAAGAGTCTCCAAACCTTCCACAAACCTTTAAGAAATGAGAATACGGTCTTACTTTTAGAATATGCCAAGATttctaatagaaaaaaataggatCTTGCTTACTGTTGCAATGCAGTGCACACTCTGCCATTTACAAAGAAGTCTGCAGCAGATTGCACAAGGGAGTCCCTCTCTTCCAGCGTAGTTACACGCCTTAATGCTCCAACAATGCTCAGGGTATCTGCAGCCAGCATGATGGCCTCGTTTGCTTCCACGACTGTGTTTGCATCCtgaatctaaaaagaaaaaaaattatgtgaaaCTGAATTTAATCTTATGATCAATATCCAAAATTCTTAAAATTGATACTTACTTTGATCAACTGCTGTCTGAATGAATGGTTAACAACTTCCTCAACCAGGGTAGGTTTAGACAATGTGCCACAAATGTGGTCATACAGCCTCTGAGAGAAGAAATGTGGTCCAATGCCTCCATGCACCAAACAGACTGATATCATTTTTCCGATACAGTTGTACATTTTTAACTCCAgcgctaaagaaaaaaaatgttatttgacAATTTTTCATCCTTACCAATTgagaggagggaggggagggggggggagaaagaATACTGACCACTAGTGTCCAAAGCTAGATGGCGGTCATTGTCATGCCCCTCAAAGATATTCGATTGATGAATGGCCCTCATTAACAGTCTTAGATACTCTCGTGTGGGACCACCTTCATCAACTGCCCCTTCAGCGTTGTCCTCTTCATCCACATAAACAACATCCAGTTTTGCTGCTGGATCAAAACGGCGTCTTCTAAAGGCATGCAGGCTACATTCTAAAATCCTGTCCCTGCACACATTTATTTGGTTGCTTGTAGGACAGAAAGTCATATCAACCTTGCTGTATAGTTTTGTTAATATAGTCTGAAGATCTgttctgtaaaaagaaaatatattttattgtgtatTGTTGGAGTAAACAATTGTTTGCAACTGTCAAAATTAATTACAAAAGACACTGCCAGAATATGCAGTTTTGACTCACTCATCCAAAGGCAACTCTGGTGGATGTTGTGGAGACTCAGGTGACTCTTCTTGGTCTTCCAGTAGAATTATAGGTTGCTCAGTTAATGGAGAAGCTGGTGCCTGGTCCTCAATGATAATCACCTGTGGAGTCAGGGTAGAGTGTGGGGAGAGGGGCAGCCTTGAGGTTGCAACCAAAGAAACTTCAGAAGACAGCAAAATGAGTTGTACTTGAGTGGAAGGCTGGGACACAGGTGCCCAGGAGGAGAACCAAGTTGATGTTTCTGAGGAGTTGGGCATGGTCGACAGCACTTGAGGAGATGTTGGGGCCAGTGGTGACTGGGCTGACAAAGATCTCAGTGCTTGGTCAGAAAGCGATGTCTGATGACTTAGGACAGAAGACAGTGACTGTTCCAGCACTTCTTTCGCCTGAACTGGACACCTTTcctaagcaaaataaaacaaaaacctaatcatgtcaatgtcaattttatttatgtttaaaggTAGGTTGTTCCAAAGATTAGGAGTAGTGACAGCGAATGCTACTCCTATTCGCTGTCACTCAGTCTGGTCCAAGGAATATGTAAGAGCAATTTATTATTTGACCGAGGTGTTCTAGCACTGGAATGGTCGTGAAGAAGGTCTTGAAGATAAGCTGTAGCTAGGCCatgtaaagttttaaaaaccaatGAAAGACTTGAAATCAATCCGATAACAATCTGGTAACCAATGCAGAGAAGATGATACTggtcagtgtttcccgcaggaatttgcttaggcgaggcggtgagttgtcggccggaacaagttttgcgcggatgactggcggaggggggtgggtgggtggggagTCGGCGGCGGGCGTGTGCATCGATGGCTCGAGTTTGGCGAggcgaccgcctcgccaagatagtgctgcgggaaacactgctggTGTTATATGCTCTTGTTTCTGGGATTCAGTCAAAAGTATAGTTGCGG
The sequence above is drawn from the Fundulus heteroclitus isolate FHET01 unplaced genomic scaffold, MU-UCD_Fhet_4.1 scaffold_114, whole genome shotgun sequence genome and encodes:
- the LOC118558241 gene encoding G2/M phase-specific E3 ubiquitin-protein ligase-like → MRAIHQSNIFEGHDNDRHLALDTSALELKMYNCIGKMISVCLVHGGIGPHFFSQRLYDHICGTLSKPTLVEEVVNHSFRQQLIKIQDANTVVEANEAIMLAADTLSIVGALRRVTTLEERDSLVQSAADFFVNGRVCTALQQFVEGLETLNVLDEIQKNPAVFHELFVCEEKPLLARDLYTLFQVCFSVQGSNKRRIENQTICYWRDWLVDIEEGECSPITLEMILEFASGASKVPPLGFPHRPQIEFLHEANKVFPEANTCLIVLRLPVHPDYESFTKYMTDGVLQAPTFGVA